Below is a window of Paremcibacter congregatus DNA.
CTGCATGTGACCATCGGGGTGGAGAATTTTACAGGCGGCATGGGAACGGTCGTTTTTGTCGCTTATCTTTCCGCGCTGTGTAATAAGGCCTTTTCTGCCACGCAATATGCGTTGATGAGCGCCCTGGCGGCCGTGCCGCGGGGTTTTCTCTCCGCCAATGCCGGCCATTGGGTGGAAAGCCTTGGCTGGGTTAATTTCTTTACCCTGACAATTTTAGCCGCCGTGCCGGGCATTCTGCTGCTATTTATTTTGCGTCGCTATGATATGGGGATTGTATCTGTTGAAAAAGAGCTTAGTCCCGACGTGCGATAATGCGCAAGGTCGGGGAAAAGCGATTTTTACGCCAGGCCATCTTGAAACCGCGCTGTTCCAACAGAAACATAATGTTTTTTGGTTGAAAAAAATTAATCTGACCTGGTAGAGGGGCGGGCCTTAAAAAAGGCCGTTGTACCGGAGCGGAAAGATACAGCAGGCCACCGGGGCGGAGCTGGTCAAATTTCTCCCTGAAAAAGGCGCTAAGATCGGGGACGTAAGGTAAAACCATATCAGCCCAGATGGCCGCATTGTCCCTGCTTTCTGCCACCAATGCTGTAAAAGCAACATTTCCATCCGAAGGCAGGGTATCGATTTCTGCCGGATCCAGACCGTGCAAGGCGATGGTCGGCGTCTTTTGCAGGGCGGATAGGGCAGGCAGGTCCTTGAAAGAAGTGAACAGGGACTGATATGGGTCTGAGGATGTTTCTGATGTGGTGGGCTGCTGTTTGAAGCCGCAAAAGATACAGCGGTAACAGCTCGTCCGGGGGGCTGGACTGACTTTCGCACCGCAAATGGCGCAGGAGGAACTCGTCATGGAAACATCATTCTGCATAAGATTTATGATTAGTAGAGTGTTGGTTATAGGTTAGCCTTGTCTCCTTGTTAAGATGTTTTATAGAATTCACCAGAAGAATTTGTTTGCCGCGGCCCGGGGGTATATAGTAAGCCTGATCAGGAAAGTGTAACGGTGGGTAGAAAGTAAAGTCATTTATGGCACGTGAGAAGATCAATATGAGTGGTTTGGATAAGCCGGGGGCAATTTTTGTCAAAGCAGGCGATATTGAAATTCGTCTTGCCAATTCCGAAACTGAACTTCTGGCTGCCCAGAAACTGCGGTATCAGGTCTTCTATAAGGAAATGCATGCCAAGCCGACCGGTGAAATGGAAAAACTGGGCCGGGATTATGACGATTTCGATCTGGTGTGTGATCATTTGCTGGCCTTTGATACCAGCAAGACCGGCGATGATGCCGTGATTGCCACATACCGTTTGTTGCGCGAAGAAAAAATTGATGGCATCCAGAATTTCTACTCTTCCCAGGAATTCGATCTCAGCAATATGGACAAAAAACCCTTCCGCGACAGAATGGCCGGACGTCAGGGGCTGGAACTGGGGCGAAGTTGTGTGCGGGAAGCTTACCGGTCTAACAATATCATTCAGCTGATGTGGAAGGCGATCATCGTCTATATCACCCATCACAAGGTCGGCTGTCTGTTTGGCTGCGCCAGTCTGGCCGGGGTGATCCAGGGGGATCTGGAATTGCCGTTGTCTTATCTGTATCATAAATATAAGACTCCGGATGATATCAATATTCCCGCTCTGCCGGAACGGTTTCAGAAGATGGATTATTATCCGGCGGATTATGAAGGCCTGAGTAAAGCCAAGCGTCAATTGGCGCCCTTGGTGCGCGGTTATGCGGCGCTCGGCTGTTATATCGGCGACGGCGCGGTCATTGACGAGCAGTTTAACACCACCGATGTGTTTATCCTGCTGTTCACGGACCGTCTGCGTGAACGCAACCCCCAAATGTTTGACGGCATCGAATAGGTTAAGCGTACGGTCGCAAGGTGTCTTTCCTTCGTAATTTCGTAATTCGATATTTAGGTAAGTTTTTTATGAAAAAAAATAGCCTTGAAGACAAACGGAAATTAAAAGATCTCGCTTGCATCGGACGCGCGACCGAAAGTGATCTTCATGTTCTCGGGATTAGGCATGTGGAACAGCTGAAAAAGTGGTCAGGTGCGGATCTATATTCAGCATTATGCGAAAAAACAGGCGTTCAACATAACATCTGCTGTCTTGATGTTTTCAACTGCGTCGTAGCTCAGGCGAATGACCCTGATCTCCCGAAAGAACAGTGTGACTGGTGCAATGTGAGGAAAACATCACGCTAACTAAGTGGGGTACACTCTAATCGAAGCCTTTTCTGATGTCGGGGGGGAGGGTGAATTACGGTGAAATTCCGGTCACGGCTTACTTTTTATCCGAATTGCCCCCACGATATGGGAAGATCTCAGGTGCGGGACAGGAGGAGGTGTCTTCCTGTCCCGCGAAGCCCTATTTTTTCAACAGATTGACATTATGGGCGGCGAGGGCGGCGAGATTGATGATTTCGGACGCATAGGACCCCATGGGGATCACCTGTACCGAATGGGTCAGGCCGACCAGCATCGGGCCGATCACGGTGCCGCCCCCCAGTTCCCGCAGAAGTTTTGTCGAAATATGGGCTGAATGCATGCCTGGCATGATCAGGACGTTGGCCGGTCCGGACAGACGGCAGAAGGGATAGCTCTGCATGATTTCCGGATTGAGCGCCACACCGGCGTGCATTTCACCTTCATATTCGAAATCGACATCTTTCGTATCCAGAACGCTTACGGCTTCCCGTGATGTGGTGGCGAGAATGCCGCCTGTCGGGTTGCCAAAATTGGTGTAAGACATAAAGGCAACCCGGGGTTCAATGCCAAAATGGCGTACCGTATCGGCGGTATGAATGGCGATTTCGGCCATTTCCTCGGCTGTGGGCATTTCATTGATGGCGGTATCGGCGACAAAGATCGTCCGGTCCTCGGCCACAACAATGGATAGTCCCATGGCCTTACGGTCAGGCAGCGGATCGATTACCTTGGTAATGCTTTCCAGAGCGGCGGCGTAATGGCGGGTGTGACCGGTGACCATGGCGTCTGCATCGCCAAAGGCAAGCATGCAGGCGCCAAAAACATTGCGGTCACTGCGCACCAGACGCAGGCAGTCGCGAAACAGATAGCCGTCACGTTGCAGTTTGGAAAACAGGAATTCGGCATATTGGTGGCTTTTGTCACTGTTCCGGCCGTGGTGGATTTCAAGTTTGTCCGTGCGGTCATGGCCGATGCGTTCCAGATGATCACGGATTGGTTCTTCATGACCAAGCAAGACGGCCTTGCCATAGCCATTCTGTTCAAAACCAAGGGCTGCACGCAGGACAGTTTCCTCATCGGCCTCGGTGAAAATCACCCGTTTGAGGTCCTTGCCGAGTTGATCATAAACCATTTGCAGGGTGCCGGTCGTCGGGTTGAGCCGCGCCGCCAGTTCCTTGCGGTAGGCATTCATATCGATCAACGGTTTTTTGGCGACGCCGCTTTTGATCGCGGCTTCGGCCACGGCCGGGGAAATGGCGCTGATCAGTCGGGGGTCGAAAGGTGCCGGAATGATATAGTCCGGTCCGTATTTGGGGTGGCCTCCGGTATAGGCGGCGGCAACTTCATCAGGCACATCCTCCCGGGCGAGCTCGGCAATGGCCAGGGCTGCGGCGACTTTCATTTCATCATTAATGGTCGACGCCCGCACATCAAGCGCGCCGCGAAAGATATAAGGGAAACCAAGCACATTATTGACCTGGTTAGGATAATCGGACCGACCTGTGGCGACAATGGCATCGGGGCGGACGGCCTTGACGTCTTCCGGCGTAATTTCCGGATCCGGATTGGCCATGGCGAAAATAATTGGCTTGTCGGCCATGTTTTTTACCATTTCCTGTGATACCGCTCCTTGAACAGACAGACCAAGAAAGACATCGGCGCCTTTCAGGGCCTCTTCCAGGCTGCGGTGTTCGGTTTCAACCGCGTGGGCCGATTTCCATTGGTTCATGCCTTCTTCGCGGCCCTGATAGATCACGCCCTTGCTGTCGCACATGATAACGTTGTGATGGGGGACGCCCATCGCCTTGATCAGTTCTGTACAGGCAATGGCGGCAGCACCGGCGCCGTTGACCACTACTGTGACATCCTTGATATCGCGGTCAGTAAGGTCAATAGCGTTAATAATGCCGGCGCCGGTGATGATCGCGGTGCCGTGCTGATCATCATGGAAGACCGGGATATCCATTTTTTCCCGGAGCGCCTGTTCTATGATGAAACATTCCGGCGCCTTGATATCTTCCAGATTAATGCCGCCAAAGGTCGGCCCAAGCAGTTTAACGCAATTGATGAATTCATCTACGTCTGTGGTATCGACTTCCAGATCAATGCCGTCGATGTCGGCGAACCGTTTGAAGAGAACGGCCTTGCCTTCCATTACCGGTTTTGACGCCAGCGGGCCAAGATTACCGAGGCCAAGAATGGCGGTGCCATTGGTGATGATCGCCACAAGGTTTCCTTTGGCGGTATAATCATAGGCAAGGTTGGGATGTTCGGCGATGGCGCGTACCGGTGCGGCGACGCCGGGGGAGTAGGCAAGCGACAGATCGCGTTGGGTCGCCATGGATTTTGTCGCGGTAATTTCCAGCTTTCCCGGCCGGCCGGCGGCGTGATAATGAAGCGCTTCCTTATCGCCAAAATCATTTTTCTTGTCACTCATATTCATTAGTCCTTTTACTTCACGCGGTGCCTGAATTTGGTTGTTCATCTCAGGCTTATATTTTTAAGCGCTTTTTATAGTTTCAATCGGGTCGGAAGAATTGCTTTCCGGTGTCGGAATAGATAAAGTATCTTCAGTATGGCCGCCAGAGGGGCGAACGGAAAGAGTAAAATACATTTAATCCATTATTTCTTATATGGGTACTATTGTTATCTTAATTGTATATATATTGTAATTTTATTAAATGCAAATAACAAAAATCTTTATTAATATATTAAACTAGAGAGTTTTATGACGGAAACAGCAGCGGCAAAACATTCCCGGTCCAACGCGGCAGTCGCAGAGTATGGTTCTTCAGTGGAACCGGGGCGCAATGCGGACGGTAAAGCGACGAAAAAGACCCGTGCCGCGGCGGATGTCGTAACACCGATGATGGCGCAATATCTTGACCTTAAGGCCAAGAATCAGGATTACCTGTTGTTTTACCGTATGGGGGATTTTTACGAACTGTTTTTCGATGATGCAGTTAAGGCGGCGGAAGCGCTCGATATTACCCTGACCAAACGCGGAAAGCATAGTGGTAATGACATTCCCATGTGTGGTGTTCCGGTGCATGCGGCGGAAAATTATCTGTCACGTTTGATCCGAAAGGGATTCAAGGTCGCGGTGTGTGAACAGATGGAAGACCCGGCGGAGGCCAAAAAGCGGGGGGCCAAATCTGTGGTCCGACGCGATGTCGTGCGTCTGGTAACACCCGGCACCATAACGGAGGAAAACCTGCTTAACGCCCGACAGAATAATTTTCTTGCGGCCTTGTCCCGGGCCCAGAACGACTTTGCGCTGGCCTGGCTTGATATTTCGACAGGAGATTTTTTTGTTACGGCCCTTGACCCGGCCAATCTGGACGCGGAATTATCGCGGCTGCAGGCGGGAGAATTAATCCTTTCCGCCCAGGTTGTGGAAGATGAACGGCTGGGGGATGGCCTGGAAGACTGGCGTCATATTCTGAGTTATGTGGAAAACAGTACTTTTGATAGTACGGCCGCGGAGACGACGCTGAAGGCGTCATACGGGGTATCCGTTCTGGAAGGTATCGGCAGCTACACGCGGGCGCAATTGTCGGCCTGCGGGGCATTGGTGGTTTATCTTCAGGAAACCCAGAAAGGGCAGTTGCCGAAGTTGGCGCATCCCCTGAGTGTGGGAGAGGAAAGCACCGTGATGATCGACGGGGCGACCCGCCGGAATCTTGAATTGACTCATACTTTGGCGGGATCACGGAAAGGCAGTTTACTGCATTGTCTTGACCGGACCGTGACAGGCGCTGGCGCGCGGCTGCTGAACAGCCGTCTTAATGCGCCCTTGATGGATCCGGGGACGATTGGGCGGCGTCTGGATCTGGTGGCGTATTTTCAGGAACACGAAGGTCTGCGCCATAAAATCCGGGATCTTTTAAAACGATGTCCTGATCTGGAACGGGCCATGTCACGCCTGTCGCTCGGGCGGGGTGGACCCCGTGATCTGGCGGCGGTGCGGGATGGTTTGATTCAGGCCGGCGGGATCAAAAATATTTTCCAAAGTAAGCAGACGGCGGATACTCTCGAAAGTTTGCCGGCCGATATTGATCAAATTCTTGAAAATATGGGCCGTCATCAGGATGTTATCGCATTGTTACAACGGGCGTTGGCCGAAGAACTGCCTACCATTATTCGCGACGGGAATTTTATTGCCAAGGGCTATCACGGGGCGCTGGATGAGTTTCGCATGTTGTCGAGTGAGAGCAAGCGTTTGATCTTGGGACTGGAAAGCCAATATCGCGAACAGTCCGGTGTTAGTGGTCTTAAAATTAAATATAACAATGTATTAGGCTATTTTATTGAAGTAACGGCGTTGCATGCTGACAAGCTGATGGGGCCACCGCTCAATGAAGATTTCATTCACCGCCAGACCTTGGCCAATGTGGTGCGGTTCAACAGCAGTGAACTGGCGAAACTCGCCGGCAAGATAGGCCAGGCGGCGGATCGGGCATTGGCGTTGGAACATGAAATTTACGAAGAACTGGTGGGGGCTGTTCTGATGCAGTGGCAGCAGATCAGTCGTGCAGCCCAGGCGTTGGCGCAGCTGGATGTGGCTACGGCCCTGGCGGAACTGGCCGCTGAAAAGAATTATTGCCGGCCAAAGGTTGATGCCAGTCTGGCCTTCGCAGTGGAGCATGGCCGTCACCCGGTGGTGGAGGCGGCTTTGCTTGCGGCAAATACGGACCATTTTGTTGCCAATGACTGTAATCTTGATCCGGGGAACCGGTTGTGGTTGATTACAGGACCGAATATGGCGGGTAAAAGTACTTTTCTGCGTCAGAATGCGGTGATCGCCCTGATGGCGCAAATGGGCAGCTTTGTCCCGGCGCGGTCGGCGCACATCGGGGTTGTTGATCGCCTGTTCAGCCGCGTGGGCGCGTCAGATGATCTGGCGCGGGGGCGTTCAACCTTTATGGTGGAAATGGTGGAAACGGCGGCCATCCTCAACCAGTCCAGTGAACGATCTCTGGTTATCCTGGACGAGATCGGGCGGGGAACGGCGACCTATGATGGCTTGTCCATTGCCTGGGCGGCGGTAGAACATATTCATGAGGTGAACCAGTGCCGGGCGTTGTTTGCAACCCATTATCATGAAATGACGGCGCTGGCGGCAAAGCTCAGCGATCTGGCGCTGCATTATATGAAGGTCAAGGACTGGGAAGGGGAGGTGATCTTCCTGCATGAAGTGGCGGCGGGATCGGCGGACCGGTCTTACGGGATTCAGGTGGCGAAGCTTGCCGGATTGCCCAAAGTGGTTGTCGAACGCGCCCAACAAGTGCTACATAGTCTGGAACAAGGCGGACAGGGCGCGGCCAAGGGCCAGAAGATGGAAGAACTGGCCGATGATTTGCCGCTTTTCTCGGCGATTCAGATGCAGGTCAACAAGCCGCCTGCTGATGACAACGGTACGGCCGCCCGCTTAGAGCGGGAACTGGCGGAGATTAATCCTGATGACCTGTCCCCCCGCGCGGCGATGGACATGCTCTATCACTTAAAAAAGATACAACAAGATGGCTAAAATCTACCGGCAAAAACAGGTTTTCGATCGTAAGACGTTTTCAACCCGTCTTTCCGCGTTGAAAGAACAGTACGGACCATCGGATATTCGCCCGGCGCTGGTGGATCTGTTCAAGGAATATTATCAGCAGGGATTTGATGAAGTTCGCCGGCGTTGTGAGACGGGCGCCAACGGGAAACCGCTTGCCATGGCGCAGACTTTTCTCACCGATGAAATTATCTTGCAGCTTTATACCGTCACGACAAGCTATATTTATACCGAGAAAAACCGCACCTCTGGCGAACGTTTGAGCCTGGTTGCGATCGGGGGATATGGCCGGATGGATATGGTGCCTTATTCCGACGTGGACCTGCTGTTTTTACTGCCATACAAGCAAACCCCCTGGGGCGAGCGGGTGGTGGAATATATTCTCTACATGCTGTGGGACATTGGTTTTAAAGTTGGACATGCGGTACGCACGGTCAATGAAAGTATTCGTTTGGCCAGGGAAGATCTGACAATCCGCACCTCTCTGCTGGAATCCCGACATATCTGTGCTGATGAGGAACTGTATGAGGAATTTCTCACCCGTTATGACAAAGAGGTGATTTCCGGTCATGAGCCTGAATTTGTCGAGGAAAAACTTAATGAACGCGATACACGCCATGTGAAGCTTGGCCAGGCGCGTTATGTGGTGGAACCGAATATTAAGGAAGGCAAGGGGGGATTGCGGGACCTGCAAACGCTCTACTGGATTTCCAAGTTCATTTATGGGGTGCATAGCGTCGGGGAAGTGGTTGAAAAAGGAATATTCTCGGCGGGGGACTATCGTCAGTTCCAGAAGGCCTATAATTTCCTGACCACGGTTCGGTTTCATTTGCACTATGTTTCGGAACGGGCGGAAGAACGGATATCTTTCGGGGTGCAGAAAATTCTCGCCGAACGTCTGGGGTATGCCGACCGGGCGGGGTTGTCGGGGGTAGAGCGCTTTATGAAGCATTACTTCCTTACCGCCAAGACGGTCGGGGACCTGACGCGCATTTATTGCGCCTACCTGGAAGATAAACACAAGCGCAAGCCGCGCCTGCGTATGCCGCGTTTTGGCCTGCACAAACGTAAAGTTGGGGTTTTTCCTGTCGAAGGCAGCCGCATTTCCCTGACAACCTCGAAGGACCTGAAAGACGATCCGGTCAATATGATCCGGATATTCCATATCGCCCAGCAACAGGACTTGGATATACATCCCCGCGCCATGCGCCGAATTCGCCAGAATCTGACTTTGGTTGATCGAAAATTACAAAAAAATGTCGAAGCCAACAGATTGTTCATGGAAATTCTGACCTTCAAGGATGGACCGGGATTTGCCCTGCGTCTTATGAATGAAGCAGGAATTCTGGGGAAATTTATTCCTGATTTTGGCCGTGTTGTCGCCCAGATGCAGTTTGACATGTATCATGTCTATACGGTGGACGAGCACACGATTCGGGCGATTGAACTCTTGTCGGAAGTGGAACGGGGATTGCTTGCCGAGGACCATCCGTTGGCCAATGATATTGTGCATAAGGTGCTGTCCCGGGAAGTGCTTTATGTGGCGGTAATGCTGCATGATATCGCCAAGGGACGCAAGGGTGACCATTCGGTGCTCGGGGAAGAGGTGGCGAAAAAGCTTTGTCCGCGTATGGGACTGAATGCGGCCCAGACGGAAACCGTTGCCTGGTTGGTGCGGCATCATTTGGACATGACCCATGTGGCGTTCAAGCGCGACCTTAATGACCCAAAAACCATTTCGGACTTCGCCCAGATTATCCAGAGCCCGGAACGCCTGCGGTTGCTGCTGGTGTTGACCGTTGTTGATATCCGTGCGGTGGGACCAAAGATCTGGAACGGCTGGAAGGGACAGTTGCTGAGAGAACTCTATTATCAGGCGGAAGAGTATCTTTTCGGAGGCCATATTGAAACAGGTAACAAATACCGGATTGAGGCCGCGAAGAAAGATTTGCAGGAAGAGCTTCAGGACTGGACTGATGAAGAATTTTCCGCTTATAGCGATCGGTTCTACGATTCTTACTGGCTGGCGCTTAACCTTGAAAATCAGGCCCGGAATGCCCGGTTGATTGCCCTGTCAGACCGTATTGGTGAAAAGCTGACCATCAATATTCATGTGGATGAATTTCAGAGTATTTCTGAACTGACCATTTATGCCCAGGATCATCCCGGTCTTTTTGCCCGGATGACAGGGGCGATCACGATCAGCGGCGCGTCAATCCAGGATGCCAAGATTTTCACCACCAAGGATGGCATGGCGCTGGATACGTTCTGGATTCAGGAACCGGATGGCGGGATTTTTAAAGACAAGCATAAACTGGCGCGTCTTAAAAGCACGATTGAGCGTACCCTGGCCGGAGAAATCCTGCCGCGGAAGGAACTCGAAGCCCTGCGGAACCGGCCACGGGCCATCGATGCCTTTACGGTGGAACCACGGGTGCTGATCGATAATATGGCCAGTAACCGTTATACGGTGGTTGAACTGAACGGTCTTGACCGCCCGGGTTTTTTGCACATGTTGTCGCAGGCGCTGGTGGATCTGAAACTGTCGATCGGCAGTGCTCATGTGGCGACCTTTGGGGAACGGGCGGTGACGGTGTTCTTTATATGTGACCTGTTTGGGCATAAGGTTCATAATGAAGCCAAATTGCAGAAGATCAGAGAAAAGCTGATGGAAGCCTTGCTGGCGGGCACCAAAAAGACCGCAGGCAAGAAAAAAACAGTCAAGAAAACGGTCGTGAAGAAAAGCACGGTTAAAAAGGTTAGAAAACCACGGGAAAGTGTAAAATAATATGTCCATCGGCAAAGCGGTTGCGATTTTCAGCAGCTTCACTTTTTTAAGTCGCATCCTGGGCTTTGTACGCGATATTCTCTCGGCGTCCATTTTGGGGGCCGGATTTGTGGCGGACTGCTTTTTCGTTGCGCTGAAATTGCCAAATTTCTTTCGGCGACTTTTTGCCGAGGGCGCATTCAGTGCCGCGTTTGTCCCGGTGTTTACCGCGACCCTGACCAAGGACGGTAAAGAAGAGGCTCTGAGCTTTGCTGAAAGCGCTTTCTCCTGCCTGTTGGTGGTGTTGCTGTCCCTGGTGGCGCTGATGGAAGTTTTTGCCCCTGGCCTGATTTATATCCTGACCGGCGGGTTCGGGGATGACGAGGTCAAATTTCAGCTGGCAGTTCTGTTGACCCGCTTTACCTTTCCTTTTCTGCTGTGTGTCAGTCTGGTGTCTTTGCTGGGCGGAATCCTTAACGCATTGGGGAAATTTTCTGAAACGGCGGCGACACCGATCATTTTGAATCTCTGCATGATCAGCGCCCTGATTTTCTTTTCGAATAGTATGGATACACCGGCGCACAGTTTGGCGATTGCTGTGACCCTGGCCGGGATTATTCAGTTGATTTGGCTGTATTTTGCCTGCCGCCGGGTGGGTTATCGATTGCGGTTGGTGATGCCAAAAGTGACCCCGAAAGTTAAACAGATGCTGGTGATCATGATGCCTGTGGCCTTGGGCGCCGGGGTTATTCAGGTCAATCTCATGCTTGATTTGATCCTGGCGGCCAGATTGCCCAATGGGTCTATTTCCTTCCTGTTTTATGCAGATCGGCTAAATCAGTTGCCGGTCGGGGTGATTGGTGTGGCGCTTGGCACGGTGCTGTTGCCCATGCTGGCGCGGAACATAGCGGAAGGCAACGATGATGAATGCAATTACAACCAGAACAGAGCCATTGAACTGGGTCTGTTCCTCACGGTGCCAGCGGCCATTGCCTTTATGGTCGTGCCCTATCCATTGATCCATGTCTTATTTGAACGCAATGCCTTCACCAATACCGACAGTTGGCAGACGGCCTATGCCCTGATGGCCTATGCCGCCGGCTTGCCAGCCTATGTTCTGGCCAAGGTCTTCAGTCCGGGATATTTCGCCCGTCAGGACACCAAGACGCCGGTGAAATACGCTATGGTGGCCTTGGTGGTCAATATGACATTGAACCTGATTTTGATGCAGTATTTTGCCCATGTCGGTCTGGCGATGGCGACGGCAATCTCGGCCTGGCTCAATGTGGCGTTACTGGCCGGGGGGTTGATTCGGCGCGGGCATTTCAGGTTTGACCGCAGTGTATTGATCCGGCTGGGTAAATATACCCTCGCCAGTGCAGTCATGGGAGGGGTTGTCTGGGGACTGATGGCGCCGGTCTCGGGTCTGATTGCCGGGCCTCTGCTGATGAAGGTTACCGGCTTGTTGATCCTGATCAGCAGCGGGGTTGGCAGCTATATTGTCATGACCCTGGTGACGGGTGCGTTCAGGTTGCGCGAAATGAAGGCGCTGTTGCGGCGAAAGAAAGCCCCGGCTGCTGATAACGCGTCTTGACCGTAACCGGTTTTGCAGCCATAACATTTCACACAAACATGATCATATAAGGGACATGTCCAAAATGTCTTTAAGGAATAAAAAATGACTGAATTCAAGCAACGTATCTTTTCTGGTGTTCAACCATCCGGCAACCTGACCTTAGGGAATTATCTCGGGGCGATCCGTAACTGGGTTGGTTTGCAGAAAAATTATGAAAGCATTTTCTGTGTAGTCGATTTGCATGCCATCACGGTCTGGCAGGACCCGGAGCAGCTTAGAAAAGCCACCCGTGAAGTGGCCGCCGGTATGATCGCCAGTGGTGTCGATCCAAAAGAATGTATCATTTTTAACCAGAGCCAGGTTCCCGCTCATGCGGAATTGGCGTGGATTTTCAATTGTGTTGCGCGCCTGGGTTGGCTCAATCGCATGACTCAGTTCAAGGAAAAAGCCGGTAAAAACCGTGAGCGGGCCAGTTCCGGTTTGTATGTCTATCCGAACCTGATGGCGGCCGACATCATGATTTATAAGGCGACCCACGTGCCAGTCGGGGAAGACCAGAAACAGCATCTGGAGCTTGCCCGGGATATTGCGCAAAAATTCAACAATGACTATGGCGTTGATTTCTTTCCAATGGTCGAGCCCTTGATTTTAGGGGAAGCCAAGCGGGTGATGTCATTGCGGGACGGAAATTCCAAGATGAGCAAGTCGGATCCGTCCGATAACAGCCGCATCAATATGACCGATGATCGCGATACGATTGCCAAGAAAATACGTAAGGCGAAAACAGACAGTGAGCCAATGGCGGAAACCCCGGACGGGCTCGAAGGTCGGGCGGAAGCCAAAAACCTGATCAGCATTTTTGCGGCCCTGAGTGATCGTTCTGTGGCCGATATCTGCACGGAATATGGCGGCCAGGGTTTTGCGCAGTTTAAAAGTGATCTGGCGGATTTGAGCGTTTCTGTTCTTGGGCCGATTACCGAAGAAATGAAACGGTTGTGCGATGAAAAAACTTATATAGATCAGGTTCTTAAGGAAGGGTCTGAAAAGGCACGTAAGATTTCCGATCCGATTTTGAAAGATGTTCACAAAATCGT
It encodes the following:
- a CDS encoding GNAT family N-acetyltransferase — its product is MAREKINMSGLDKPGAIFVKAGDIEIRLANSETELLAAQKLRYQVFYKEMHAKPTGEMEKLGRDYDDFDLVCDHLLAFDTSKTGDDAVIATYRLLREEKIDGIQNFYSSQEFDLSNMDKKPFRDRMAGRQGLELGRSCVREAYRSNNIIQLMWKAIIVYITHHKVGCLFGCASLAGVIQGDLELPLSYLYHKYKTPDDINIPALPERFQKMDYYPADYEGLSKAKRQLAPLVRGYAALGCYIGDGAVIDEQFNTTDVFILLFTDRLRERNPQMFDGIE
- a CDS encoding helix-hairpin-helix domain-containing protein — encoded protein: MKKNSLEDKRKLKDLACIGRATESDLHVLGIRHVEQLKKWSGADLYSALCEKTGVQHNICCLDVFNCVVAQANDPDLPKEQCDWCNVRKTSR
- a CDS encoding NADP-dependent malic enzyme, with protein sequence MSDKKNDFGDKEALHYHAAGRPGKLEITATKSMATQRDLSLAYSPGVAAPVRAIAEHPNLAYDYTAKGNLVAIITNGTAILGLGNLGPLASKPVMEGKAVLFKRFADIDGIDLEVDTTDVDEFINCVKLLGPTFGGINLEDIKAPECFIIEQALREKMDIPVFHDDQHGTAIITGAGIINAIDLTDRDIKDVTVVVNGAGAAAIACTELIKAMGVPHHNVIMCDSKGVIYQGREEGMNQWKSAHAVETEHRSLEEALKGADVFLGLSVQGAVSQEMVKNMADKPIIFAMANPDPEITPEDVKAVRPDAIVATGRSDYPNQVNNVLGFPYIFRGALDVRASTINDEMKVAAALAIAELAREDVPDEVAAAYTGGHPKYGPDYIIPAPFDPRLISAISPAVAEAAIKSGVAKKPLIDMNAYRKELAARLNPTTGTLQMVYDQLGKDLKRVIFTEADEETVLRAALGFEQNGYGKAVLLGHEEPIRDHLERIGHDRTDKLEIHHGRNSDKSHQYAEFLFSKLQRDGYLFRDCLRLVRSDRNVFGACMLAFGDADAMVTGHTRHYAAALESITKVIDPLPDRKAMGLSIVVAEDRTIFVADTAINEMPTAEEMAEIAIHTADTVRHFGIEPRVAFMSYTNFGNPTGGILATTSREAVSVLDTKDVDFEYEGEMHAGVALNPEIMQSYPFCRLSGPANVLIMPGMHSAHISTKLLRELGGGTVIGPMLVGLTHSVQVIPMGSYASEIINLAALAAHNVNLLKK
- the mutS gene encoding DNA mismatch repair protein MutS, whose amino-acid sequence is MTETAAAKHSRSNAAVAEYGSSVEPGRNADGKATKKTRAAADVVTPMMAQYLDLKAKNQDYLLFYRMGDFYELFFDDAVKAAEALDITLTKRGKHSGNDIPMCGVPVHAAENYLSRLIRKGFKVAVCEQMEDPAEAKKRGAKSVVRRDVVRLVTPGTITEENLLNARQNNFLAALSRAQNDFALAWLDISTGDFFVTALDPANLDAELSRLQAGELILSAQVVEDERLGDGLEDWRHILSYVENSTFDSTAAETTLKASYGVSVLEGIGSYTRAQLSACGALVVYLQETQKGQLPKLAHPLSVGEESTVMIDGATRRNLELTHTLAGSRKGSLLHCLDRTVTGAGARLLNSRLNAPLMDPGTIGRRLDLVAYFQEHEGLRHKIRDLLKRCPDLERAMSRLSLGRGGPRDLAAVRDGLIQAGGIKNIFQSKQTADTLESLPADIDQILENMGRHQDVIALLQRALAEELPTIIRDGNFIAKGYHGALDEFRMLSSESKRLILGLESQYREQSGVSGLKIKYNNVLGYFIEVTALHADKLMGPPLNEDFIHRQTLANVVRFNSSELAKLAGKIGQAADRALALEHEIYEELVGAVLMQWQQISRAAQALAQLDVATALAELAAEKNYCRPKVDASLAFAVEHGRHPVVEAALLAANTDHFVANDCNLDPGNRLWLITGPNMAGKSTFLRQNAVIALMAQMGSFVPARSAHIGVVDRLFSRVGASDDLARGRSTFMVEMVETAAILNQSSERSLVILDEIGRGTATYDGLSIAWAAVEHIHEVNQCRALFATHYHEMTALAAKLSDLALHYMKVKDWEGEVIFLHEVAAGSADRSYGIQVAKLAGLPKVVVERAQQVLHSLEQGGQGAAKGQKMEELADDLPLFSAIQMQVNKPPADDNGTAARLERELAEINPDDLSPRAAMDMLYHLKKIQQDG